A window from Streptomyces sp. NBC_00271 encodes these proteins:
- a CDS encoding response regulator gives MIDVLVVDDDFRVAEINAKYVGKVPGFRVAARAHSAAQALAAVERAPVDLVLLDHYLPDQTGLELVHRMRERGHGTDVIMITAASDVTTVQAAMRLGALHYLVKPFTFAALRTRLDSYAALRRTVDRVGGRGVAGQEQVDRIFSALRTTPVPSSPGLPSGHSEPTTDLICGVLHRANQPLSAHEVAAETGLSRSTAQRYLRHLEQAGRLRLSLKYGDTGRPEHRYAWVAP, from the coding sequence ATGATTGACGTCCTGGTCGTGGACGACGACTTCCGCGTCGCTGAGATCAACGCGAAGTACGTGGGGAAGGTTCCCGGGTTCCGGGTGGCCGCCCGCGCGCACAGCGCTGCCCAGGCCCTGGCCGCCGTGGAGCGCGCGCCCGTCGACCTGGTCCTGCTCGACCACTATCTGCCCGACCAGACGGGCCTCGAACTGGTGCACCGCATGCGCGAACGCGGCCACGGCACCGACGTCATCATGATCACCGCGGCCAGCGATGTGACGACCGTGCAGGCCGCGATGCGCCTGGGCGCCCTGCACTATCTGGTCAAGCCGTTCACCTTCGCCGCGCTGCGCACCCGCCTCGACTCGTACGCGGCCCTGCGGCGCACCGTCGACCGGGTCGGCGGGCGCGGCGTGGCGGGTCAGGAGCAGGTCGACCGGATCTTCAGCGCCCTGCGCACCACGCCCGTCCCGTCGTCGCCGGGGCTGCCCAGCGGCCACTCGGAACCCACCACGGACCTGATCTGCGGTGTCCTCCACCGCGCGAACCAGCCGCTGTCGGCCCACGAGGTCGCGGCCGAGACCGGGCTCAGCCGTTCCACCGCGCAGCGCTATCTGCGCCACCTCGAACAGGCGGGACGGCTGCGCCTCTCGCTCAAGTACGGCGACACGGGCCGCCCGGAACACCGGTACGCCTGGGTGGCGCCCTAG
- a CDS encoding DUF1453 family protein, giving the protein MSGLVNALVILAVVVLVIARQFRTRRISTDRRWWIVPVVLAVIALREPGLIDIHHRTEAILLLGAELFIGLATGVAWGWTTRIWAEPDGSVWSKSTKASAAVWGVGIALRLGLFGIGTLLDVHQDSSALLLALAATLLVRSGILAWRSQSLHPAVAQATAYGDDVPQGSWKERV; this is encoded by the coding sequence ATGTCCGGGCTCGTCAATGCCTTGGTGATCCTCGCCGTTGTTGTGCTGGTCATCGCGCGCCAGTTCCGTACGCGCCGGATCAGCACGGACAGGCGCTGGTGGATCGTGCCCGTCGTCCTGGCCGTGATCGCTCTGCGGGAGCCGGGCCTGATCGACATCCACCATCGGACCGAGGCGATTCTGCTGCTGGGGGCGGAGCTGTTCATCGGGCTGGCCACCGGAGTCGCGTGGGGGTGGACGACACGGATATGGGCGGAGCCGGACGGCTCGGTGTGGAGCAAGAGCACCAAGGCCAGCGCGGCCGTCTGGGGCGTGGGCATAGCCCTGCGGCTGGGACTGTTCGGCATCGGCACCCTGTTGGACGTCCATCAGGACAGCTCCGCCCTGTTGCTCGCCCTCGCGGCCACTCTGCTGGTCCGCTCCGGGATCCTGGCCTGGCGCTCTCAGTCTCTGCACCCGGCCGTCGCGCAGGCGACGGCGTACGGTGACGACGTGCCCCAGGGCTCGTGGAAGGAGCGCGTGTGA
- a CDS encoding sensor histidine kinase — translation MTENALKRWPSREALSRAGMVKSRRALAWTVRLFALGLLLWTTFASSHLGAWKIAAGALGVLVCGLAAWAFWRTTLEHRLLPSLALLALLLAIATVGVSTGFRVPAIVLWCGCAISAMERLPLVAALPATSVALSAFAAVNNDVWLTTAATAGGLALAGYVLRLDAEARGSAQRLLAQERAARVAEAESAALAERARIAREIHDVLAHSLSAQMVHLEAARLLIERGGDQEQILERVVAARRMAREGLAETRQALSALRGEMSPVEDFLSELVATADGADITVAGERQPLPAEASQAVRRVAQEALTNVRKHAPGAKVHMRLEYGEHEVTLGVRDSGGPPGELSGAGAGYGLLGMRERAELLGGSLEAGPDEEGFVVTLRVPV, via the coding sequence GTGACGGAGAACGCCTTGAAGCGCTGGCCCTCCCGCGAGGCGCTGTCCCGAGCGGGAATGGTCAAGTCCAGGCGCGCGCTCGCCTGGACCGTGCGCCTCTTCGCCCTCGGCCTGCTCCTGTGGACGACCTTCGCGAGCAGCCATCTGGGCGCCTGGAAGATCGCGGCGGGCGCTCTGGGGGTCCTCGTCTGCGGGCTGGCGGCGTGGGCCTTCTGGCGGACCACGCTCGAACACCGTCTGCTGCCGTCTCTGGCGCTGCTCGCCCTGCTGCTCGCGATAGCGACGGTGGGAGTGAGCACGGGCTTCCGGGTGCCGGCCATCGTCCTGTGGTGCGGGTGCGCCATCAGCGCCATGGAGAGGCTGCCTCTAGTGGCGGCACTACCTGCGACCTCCGTGGCACTGAGCGCGTTCGCGGCGGTCAACAACGACGTCTGGCTGACCACGGCGGCCACCGCCGGAGGGCTCGCCCTGGCCGGATACGTGCTGCGCCTCGACGCGGAGGCCCGCGGCAGTGCCCAGCGGTTGCTCGCTCAGGAGCGGGCGGCTCGTGTGGCCGAGGCGGAATCCGCGGCGCTCGCGGAGCGGGCCAGGATCGCTCGGGAGATCCATGACGTCCTGGCGCACAGTCTCTCGGCGCAGATGGTGCATCTGGAGGCGGCTCGGCTGCTGATCGAGCGGGGCGGCGACCAGGAGCAGATCCTCGAGCGGGTCGTGGCGGCACGGAGGATGGCCCGTGAGGGGCTCGCCGAGACCCGGCAGGCGCTCTCCGCCCTTCGCGGGGAGATGTCCCCGGTGGAGGACTTCCTGAGCGAGCTGGTCGCCACGGCGGACGGCGCCGACATCACCGTCGCGGGTGAACGGCAGCCGCTGCCCGCCGAGGCCTCGCAGGCGGTGCGCAGAGTGGCGCAGGAAGCCCTGACGAACGTCCGCAAGCATGCGCCGGGCGCCAAGGTCCACATGCGGCTCGAGTACGGCGAGCACGAAGTGACCCTCGGCGTACGGGACTCGGGAGGGCCGCCGGGCGAACTCAGCGGTGCGGGGGCCGGGTACGGTCTGCTGGGCATGCGGGAGCGTGCTGAGCTGCTGGGCGGCTCGTTGGAGGCCGGGCCGGACGAGGAGGGGTTCGTGGTGACGCTGAGGGTGCCCGTATGA
- a CDS encoding response regulator transcription factor, which yields MTEEETRKPARVVVADDQTVVREGIVMLLGLLPGIEVVGAAGDGHEAVALVAELAPDVVLMDLRMPRCDGVEATRRIRAEHPGTQVVVLTTYADDESLFPALRAGARGYLTKDAGGDEIVRAVESVLSGDAGLSPSIQRRLLERLSEPAPAAVAPVEPPDGLTTRETEVLLLIAEGLTNQEIARRLHVSPATVKTHINNLFAKTGLKDRAQAVRYAFGKGLVRPPTG from the coding sequence ATGACGGAGGAGGAGACCAGGAAGCCGGCTCGGGTCGTGGTGGCGGACGACCAGACCGTGGTGCGCGAAGGCATTGTGATGCTGCTGGGCCTGCTGCCGGGGATCGAGGTCGTGGGTGCGGCCGGGGACGGCCACGAGGCCGTGGCGCTGGTGGCCGAGCTCGCCCCGGACGTCGTGCTGATGGACCTGCGCATGCCGCGCTGCGACGGCGTCGAGGCGACCCGGCGCATTCGCGCTGAGCATCCGGGGACACAGGTCGTCGTGCTCACCACGTACGCGGACGACGAGTCGCTGTTCCCCGCGCTCAGAGCGGGAGCCCGTGGCTATCTCACGAAGGACGCGGGTGGCGACGAGATCGTGCGCGCGGTGGAAAGCGTGCTGTCCGGTGACGCGGGACTCTCGCCGAGCATCCAACGACGACTGCTGGAGCGGCTGTCGGAGCCGGCGCCCGCGGCCGTTGCGCCCGTGGAGCCGCCCGATGGGCTCACCACGCGGGAGACCGAGGTGCTGCTGCTCATCGCCGAGGGACTCACCAATCAGGAGATCGCCCGCAGGCTGCATGTCTCCCCCGCCACCGTGAAGACCCACATCAACAACCTCTTCGCCAAGACGGGCCTCAAGGATCGTGCTCAGGCAGTGCGCTACGCCTTTGGGAAAGGTCTCGTACGGCCACCGACGGGATGA
- a CDS encoding ABC transporter ATP-binding protein: MSADTSPAIELRGASKIFKTPSGGLHTAVRELDLTIGRGEFVAVVGPTGCGKSTTLTLVSGLEEPTEGEVLVAGEPVAGVGDKVGFVFQQDATFPWRTVLSNVMAGPRFRGVPKTEAKQRAREWLARVGLSAFEDRYPHQLSGGQRKRVALAATFVNDPEILLMDEPFSALDVQTRALMSDELLELWEGTGASVVFVTHDLEESIALADKVVVMTAGPATVKQVFDIDLPRPRKVESVRLEPRFIEIYREIWESLGEEVRITRERGAANVA, from the coding sequence ATGAGCGCAGACACCAGCCCCGCCATTGAGCTGCGGGGCGCGAGCAAGATCTTCAAGACCCCGTCAGGGGGTCTGCACACGGCGGTCAGGGAGCTCGATCTGACCATCGGCCGTGGCGAGTTCGTGGCCGTCGTCGGCCCCACCGGCTGCGGGAAGTCCACGACCCTGACCCTGGTGAGCGGTCTGGAGGAGCCCACCGAGGGCGAGGTCCTGGTGGCCGGTGAGCCGGTCGCGGGCGTCGGCGACAAGGTCGGTTTCGTCTTCCAGCAGGACGCCACCTTCCCCTGGCGGACGGTCCTGTCCAATGTCATGGCGGGCCCGCGTTTTCGCGGTGTTCCGAAGACGGAGGCCAAGCAGCGGGCCCGCGAATGGCTGGCCAGGGTCGGTCTGTCGGCCTTCGAGGACCGCTATCCCCACCAGCTCTCCGGTGGTCAGCGCAAGCGCGTCGCCCTCGCCGCGACCTTCGTCAACGACCCCGAGATCCTGCTGATGGACGAGCCGTTCTCGGCGCTCGACGTGCAGACCAGGGCCCTGATGTCGGACGAGCTGCTGGAGCTGTGGGAGGGCACGGGCGCCTCGGTCGTCTTCGTCACCCACGACCTGGAGGAGTCCATCGCGCTCGCCGACAAGGTCGTCGTGATGACCGCGGGCCCCGCCACCGTGAAGCAGGTCTTCGACATCGATCTGCCGAGGCCGCGCAAGGTCGAATCGGTGCGCCTGGAGCCGCGGTTCATCGAGATCTACCGTGAGATCTGGGAGTCCCTCGGTGAAGAGGTCCGCATCACCCGAGAGAGGGGCGCCGCGAATGTCGCCTGA
- a CDS encoding response regulator — MIEVLVVDDDTRVARVNAAYVDKVPGFRVAGEAHNAAEALHGIETLPHLDLVLMDHYLPDETGLAVVQEMRRRGHQTDVIMVTAARDISTVQAAMRQGALQYLVKPFAFAGLRAKLEAYAGLRRTLDVGGEAEQAQVDRIFGALSASAEPDLPKGHSPTTAELVRRALVTAEGPLSAQEIAEETGLSRQTAQRYLKLLERTGRARLTLKYGDAGRPEHRYVWATRA, encoded by the coding sequence ATGATCGAGGTCCTGGTCGTGGACGACGACACGCGGGTCGCGCGGGTCAATGCCGCGTACGTCGACAAGGTGCCCGGCTTCCGTGTCGCCGGCGAGGCGCACAACGCCGCCGAGGCGCTGCACGGGATAGAGACGCTGCCCCACCTGGACCTGGTCCTGATGGACCACTACCTGCCCGACGAGACGGGCCTCGCGGTCGTCCAGGAGATGCGGCGGCGCGGCCACCAGACCGACGTCATCATGGTGACCGCGGCCCGCGACATCTCGACCGTCCAGGCAGCCATGCGGCAGGGCGCCCTGCAGTACCTGGTCAAACCGTTCGCCTTCGCGGGCCTGCGGGCCAAGCTGGAGGCGTACGCGGGTCTGCGCCGCACGCTCGACGTCGGCGGCGAGGCCGAACAGGCCCAGGTGGACCGGATTTTCGGCGCCCTGTCGGCGAGTGCGGAGCCGGACCTGCCCAAAGGGCACTCCCCCACGACCGCGGAGCTCGTCCGGCGGGCCCTGGTGACCGCCGAGGGGCCGCTGTCGGCCCAGGAGATCGCCGAGGAGACCGGACTGAGCCGACAGACCGCCCAGCGCTATCTGAAGCTCCTGGAGCGCACGGGACGGGCCAGGCTGACCCTCAAATACGGCGACGCGGGCCGCCCGGAGCATCGCTACGTCTGGGCGACCCGCGCCTGA
- a CDS encoding ABC transporter substrate-binding protein: MRKTARYSALAAAGLLALSSLTACANDAASTTADSGSNGGGGKGEHVKIMVGGLDKVIYMPAMLTQRLGYFNDEGLDVELLSEPAGVQAETALVSGQVQGAVGFYDHTLDLQTKGKAVESVVQFSHAPGEVEIVSNKRAEDITSPKDFKGKKLGVTGLGSSTDFLTKYLAVKNGVKVSEFAPVAVGAGPTFVSALQKGAIDGGMTTDPTVATVLQKGLGKVLVDMRTPSGSQEALGGPYPSSSLYMQTDWVNGHKETVQKLANAFVKTLKWMSTHSASEIAAKMPADYSQGNKTLYATAIQSTLPMFTKDGVMPVDGPETVEKVLKAFNPNIKNAKVDLSKTYTTEFVKKAVTG; this comes from the coding sequence ATGCGCAAGACCGCCAGATACTCCGCGCTGGCAGCCGCCGGTCTGCTCGCCCTCTCCTCGCTCACCGCCTGCGCCAACGACGCGGCCTCCACCACCGCCGACTCCGGCAGCAACGGGGGCGGCGGCAAGGGGGAGCACGTCAAGATCATGGTCGGTGGCCTGGACAAGGTCATCTACATGCCGGCGATGCTCACGCAGCGGCTCGGCTACTTCAACGACGAGGGTTTGGATGTCGAACTCCTGAGTGAGCCGGCCGGTGTGCAGGCGGAGACCGCACTCGTGTCCGGACAGGTCCAGGGAGCCGTCGGCTTCTACGACCACACTCTCGACCTGCAGACCAAGGGCAAGGCCGTGGAGTCCGTCGTGCAGTTCTCGCACGCGCCCGGCGAGGTGGAGATCGTCTCCAACAAGCGAGCGGAGGACATCACCTCGCCCAAGGACTTCAAGGGCAAGAAGCTCGGCGTCACCGGGCTCGGTTCCTCCACCGACTTCCTCACCAAGTACCTCGCGGTCAAGAATGGTGTGAAGGTCAGCGAGTTCGCGCCGGTCGCCGTCGGCGCGGGTCCGACCTTCGTCTCGGCGCTCCAGAAGGGGGCCATCGACGGCGGCATGACGACGGACCCGACCGTCGCCACCGTCCTGCAGAAGGGCCTCGGCAAGGTGCTCGTCGACATGCGTACGCCGAGTGGATCACAGGAGGCGCTCGGCGGTCCGTATCCCTCGTCCAGCCTCTACATGCAGACGGACTGGGTGAACGGCCACAAGGAGACGGTCCAGAAGCTGGCCAACGCCTTCGTGAAGACCCTCAAGTGGATGTCCACGCACAGCGCCTCCGAGATCGCCGCCAAGATGCCTGCCGACTACTCCCAGGGCAACAAGACGCTCTACGCGACCGCCATCCAGAGCACGCTGCCGATGTTCACCAAGGATGGCGTGATGCCCGTGGACGGCCCCGAGACCGTCGAGAAGGTACTTAAGGCGTTCAACCCCAACATCAAGAACGCCAAGGTGGACCTGAGCAAGACGTACACCACGGAGTTCGTGAAGAAGGCCGTCACTGGCTGA
- a CDS encoding solute symporter family protein → MTGNHQTLALLLFSAFVAVTLGITTWVSRNRHGSAEEFYAGGRLFSPMENGFAISGDYMSAASFLGVTGLISLYGYDGLLYVVGFLVAWLVVLFLIAELVRNCGRFTLADVVAARMNERPVRIAAGTSSVTVSVLYLVAQMVGAGSLVALLLGGSSEAARNWTVIGVGALMVIYVSLGGMRATTWIQIVKAVLLLSGSIALTVLVLVRFHGDVNELLRSAAERSGHGDAFLAPGLKYGGDWTARFDFISLGLALVLGTAGLPHILSRFYTVPTARAARRSVVWSIGLIGGFYLMTIVLGFGAAAIVGPEAVRGANAAGNTAVPLLALDLGGGADSAGGTVLFAVVAAIAFATILAVVAGITLASSASVAHDLYASMRRRHAKPRSEVAVARTAAVGIGVVAIALGLLARDLNVAFLVGLAFAVAASANLPVLLYSLFWRSFTTRGAVWAVYGGLVPALLLVLLSPVVSGSPDSLFPSVDFQYFPLQNPGLVSIPLGFLSGWLGTVTSAEPPDEAKHAETEVRSLTGAGAV, encoded by the coding sequence GTGACCGGCAACCATCAGACACTGGCGTTGCTGCTGTTCAGCGCGTTCGTGGCGGTGACGCTGGGGATCACGACGTGGGTGAGTCGAAACCGGCACGGGTCGGCCGAGGAGTTCTATGCCGGCGGGCGGTTGTTCTCGCCGATGGAGAATGGTTTTGCCATTTCGGGCGACTACATGTCGGCGGCGTCGTTCCTGGGGGTCACGGGGCTCATCTCGCTCTACGGCTACGACGGGCTGCTGTACGTCGTCGGGTTTCTCGTCGCTTGGTTGGTCGTCCTGTTCCTGATCGCCGAACTGGTGCGCAACTGCGGGCGGTTCACGCTCGCCGACGTCGTCGCGGCCCGGATGAACGAACGGCCGGTGCGGATCGCGGCGGGAACCTCTTCGGTGACCGTGTCCGTTCTGTATCTGGTGGCGCAGATGGTGGGCGCGGGCAGTCTGGTCGCGCTATTGCTGGGAGGTTCGAGTGAGGCGGCGCGTAACTGGACGGTGATCGGCGTCGGCGCGCTCATGGTGATCTATGTGTCGCTGGGAGGGATGCGGGCCACCACGTGGATTCAGATCGTCAAGGCGGTCCTGTTGCTGAGCGGTTCCATCGCCTTGACCGTGCTCGTCCTGGTGCGGTTCCACGGGGACGTGAACGAGTTGCTGCGTTCGGCGGCGGAGCGCAGCGGCCATGGTGACGCGTTTCTCGCACCCGGGTTGAAGTACGGCGGGGACTGGACGGCGCGCTTCGACTTCATCAGCCTCGGTCTCGCGCTGGTGCTCGGAACGGCCGGGCTGCCGCACATCCTGTCGCGTTTCTACACCGTGCCCACGGCACGGGCAGCGCGGCGCTCGGTGGTCTGGTCGATCGGGCTCATTGGGGGCTTCTACCTGATGACGATCGTGCTGGGCTTCGGCGCGGCGGCGATCGTCGGCCCGGAGGCGGTGCGGGGAGCGAACGCGGCGGGCAACACGGCGGTTCCGCTGCTCGCGCTCGATCTGGGCGGCGGCGCGGACTCCGCCGGAGGAACGGTACTTTTTGCGGTCGTCGCGGCCATCGCCTTCGCTACGATCCTCGCGGTCGTCGCCGGGATCACTTTGGCGTCCTCGGCGTCCGTGGCCCACGACCTCTACGCCTCGATGCGCCGCCGGCATGCGAAGCCCCGCAGCGAGGTCGCCGTGGCGCGTACGGCGGCGGTGGGCATCGGGGTGGTCGCGATCGCGCTCGGGCTGCTGGCCCGCGATCTGAACGTGGCCTTCCTGGTGGGCCTTGCCTTCGCGGTCGCCGCGTCCGCGAACCTGCCGGTGCTGTTGTACTCGCTGTTCTGGCGGAGTTTCACGACCCGCGGCGCCGTGTGGGCCGTATACGGCGGCCTGGTGCCCGCGCTGCTGCTCGTCCTGCTGTCGCCGGTGGTGTCGGGGAGTCCCGATTCGCTGTTCCCGAGCGTGGACTTCCAGTACTTCCCGTTGCAGAACCCCGGCCTGGTGTCGATTCCGCTCGGCTTCCTGTCGGGCTGGCTGGGCACGGTGACGTCCGCGGAGCCGCCGGACGAGGCCAAGCATGCCGAGACCGAGGTGCGGTCGCTGACGGGTGCCGGCGCGGTCTGA
- a CDS encoding ABC transporter permease produces the protein MSPDVMPETVVAATATELAKPGRAHNRARAARRRRMIVAAARAVLLVAVLGLWEVFARAKIIDPFNFSMPSKIWDQVYTWVTHGTALGSLGEQVWYTLQEALLGWVIGVVAGVVFGIALGRIAFLADVLGPYIKVLNSIPRIVLAPIFVIWFGLGPASKVASAVVLVFFPVFFNAFQGAREVDRNLVANARILGASDRRVTLQVVIPSATSWIFTSLHVSFGFALIGAIVGEYIGATKGIGLLVAQSQGTFNAAGVYAAMVILAVVALLAEGLLTFAERRIFRWKPSDSES, from the coding sequence ATGTCGCCTGACGTCATGCCCGAGACCGTCGTCGCGGCGACCGCCACCGAGCTCGCCAAGCCGGGACGCGCCCACAACCGTGCTCGTGCCGCCCGCAGACGCAGGATGATCGTCGCCGCCGCCCGTGCGGTGCTCCTGGTCGCCGTGCTCGGCCTGTGGGAGGTGTTCGCGCGCGCCAAGATCATCGACCCGTTCAACTTCTCCATGCCGTCGAAGATCTGGGACCAGGTCTACACCTGGGTGACCCATGGGACGGCGCTCGGCTCACTCGGCGAGCAGGTCTGGTACACGCTCCAAGAGGCACTGCTCGGCTGGGTCATCGGAGTCGTGGCCGGCGTGGTCTTCGGTATCGCGCTGGGCCGCATCGCCTTCCTCGCCGATGTCCTTGGTCCATACATCAAGGTGCTCAACTCCATACCCAGGATCGTCCTCGCGCCGATCTTCGTGATCTGGTTCGGGCTCGGGCCGGCCTCCAAGGTCGCCTCGGCCGTGGTCCTGGTCTTCTTCCCGGTCTTCTTCAACGCGTTCCAGGGTGCCCGCGAGGTCGACCGGAACCTCGTCGCCAACGCCCGGATCCTGGGGGCGAGCGACCGCAGGGTGACGCTTCAGGTCGTCATCCCCTCCGCCACCTCGTGGATCTTCACCAGCCTCCACGTCAGCTTCGGCTTCGCCCTCATCGGTGCGATCGTCGGCGAGTACATCGGCGCCACCAAGGGCATCGGCCTGCTCGTCGCCCAGTCCCAGGGCACCTTCAACGCGGCCGGTGTGTACGCCGCGATGGTCATCCTCGCCGTCGTCGCCCTGCTGGCCGAAGGGCTGCTCACCTTCGCCGAGCGCCGCATCTTCCGCTGGAAGCCGTCGGACTCCGAGAGCTGA
- a CDS encoding DUF485 domain-containing protein — MEKHDGRDTGEARFDDPWYDALGSGWGELDGTGAPAPAVPSARPEHEGRTGGTADVYLEVQRSAAFQEVRGRYRRFVVPGVAVFFTWYVSYVVTATTAPGFMARPVAGAVNVAMVAGLGQFLSTFLFTWAYARHARLRRDRAALDLRWDTQELTRSVRGGER; from the coding sequence GTGGAGAAGCACGACGGTCGCGATACCGGGGAGGCCCGGTTCGATGACCCCTGGTACGACGCGCTCGGCTCCGGCTGGGGTGAGTTGGACGGCACGGGCGCGCCCGCTCCCGCCGTACCGTCCGCGCGCCCGGAGCACGAAGGTCGCACGGGCGGGACGGCCGACGTCTATCTGGAGGTGCAGCGCAGCGCGGCCTTCCAGGAGGTGCGCGGTCGGTACCGGAGGTTCGTGGTGCCGGGCGTCGCCGTGTTCTTCACCTGGTACGTGAGCTATGTGGTGACCGCGACGACGGCGCCCGGGTTCATGGCCCGGCCCGTCGCCGGCGCGGTGAACGTGGCGATGGTGGCGGGGCTCGGGCAGTTCCTCAGCACGTTTCTGTTCACGTGGGCGTACGCGCGGCATGCGCGGCTGCGCAGGGACCGGGCCGCGCTGGATCTGCGCTGGGACACCCAGGAGCTGACCCGGAGCGTCAGAGGTGGTGAGCGGTGA
- a CDS encoding sensor histidine kinase, giving the protein MSPTPPARRLRLGLPRRAFSQVLLMQVAIAAGVAVLATGLFLAPLSAQLDDEAMHRALAIAQTTAAQPQIARDLQTTLPSVNGPVQVAAERIRKASKAEYVVVMNTHWVRWSHKDTSQIGRVVSTSPKKALAGEDVMEIDSGTLGRSARGKVPLRDADGHIIGAVSVGIEYDSVRARLIHSIPGLLAYAGGALAVGAFAAYLLSRRVQRQTRDLAFSDISALLAEREAMLHGIREGVIALDRVGRVRLLNDEAQRLLGLDAEAIGQPLDDVLGPGRTTDVLAGRVTGTDLLTVRGQRVLVANRMPTDDGGAVATLRDRTELEQLGRELDSTHGLIDALRAQDHEHANRMHTVLGLLELEMYDDAVEFVGEVVGDHRVTAEQVTEKIHDPLLAALLVGKATVAAERGVALWVADGTRLPDRLVDPRGLVTVVGNLVDNALDAVAGTPHARVEVELRAEGRTAVLRVRDTGPGIPAERRELIFTDGWSTKKPPAHGKRGLGLSLVRRLAERQGGSAEAAEADGGGAEFTVVLPEALTEAGLGPTESLVPTEGLVPTEGLVQAEGLMPAEGLMPAKGLVPAEGLMPGPEGEPSRGPAPELVRQPDTFSQNTTGATAATTAEEESR; this is encoded by the coding sequence ATGAGCCCCACTCCCCCCGCACGACGACTGCGCCTCGGTCTGCCGCGGCGGGCGTTCTCACAGGTGCTGCTGATGCAGGTGGCGATAGCCGCCGGGGTCGCCGTACTCGCGACCGGGCTGTTCCTCGCCCCGCTCAGTGCCCAGCTCGACGACGAGGCCATGCACCGAGCACTCGCGATCGCGCAGACCACGGCGGCCCAGCCGCAGATCGCCAGGGACCTGCAGACGACCCTGCCGTCCGTGAACGGCCCCGTACAGGTCGCCGCGGAACGGATCCGCAAGGCCAGCAAGGCCGAGTACGTCGTGGTGATGAACACGCACTGGGTGCGCTGGTCGCACAAGGACACCTCGCAGATCGGCAGGGTCGTCTCGACCTCTCCCAAGAAGGCCCTGGCCGGCGAGGACGTCATGGAGATCGACAGCGGCACGCTGGGGCGCTCGGCCCGCGGCAAGGTACCGCTGCGCGACGCCGACGGGCACATCATCGGCGCGGTCTCCGTGGGCATCGAGTATGACAGTGTGCGCGCCCGGCTGATCCACTCGATCCCGGGACTCCTCGCGTACGCGGGCGGGGCCCTGGCCGTCGGCGCGTTCGCCGCGTACCTGCTCTCCCGTCGGGTCCAGCGACAGACCCGTGACCTGGCGTTCTCCGACATCTCGGCGTTGCTCGCGGAGCGCGAGGCGATGCTGCACGGCATTCGGGAGGGCGTCATCGCCCTGGACCGTGTCGGCCGCGTACGGCTCCTCAACGACGAGGCGCAGCGCCTGCTCGGGCTCGACGCGGAGGCCATCGGGCAGCCGCTCGACGACGTGCTCGGGCCGGGCCGCACGACCGATGTGCTGGCCGGACGGGTCACCGGCACGGATCTGCTGACGGTGCGCGGTCAGCGCGTCCTGGTCGCCAACCGCATGCCGACCGACGACGGCGGCGCCGTGGCCACCCTGCGCGACCGCACGGAACTGGAGCAACTGGGCCGTGAACTCGACTCGACCCACGGTCTGATCGACGCCCTGCGCGCGCAGGACCATGAGCACGCCAACCGGATGCACACGGTCCTTGGGCTGCTGGAGCTGGAGATGTACGACGACGCCGTGGAGTTCGTCGGCGAGGTGGTCGGCGACCACAGGGTCACCGCGGAACAGGTCACCGAGAAGATCCACGATCCGCTGCTGGCCGCCCTGCTGGTCGGCAAGGCCACGGTGGCGGCCGAGCGCGGGGTGGCTCTCTGGGTCGCGGACGGGACCCGGCTGCCCGACCGGCTGGTCGACCCGCGGGGGCTGGTCACCGTCGTGGGCAACCTGGTCGACAACGCACTCGACGCCGTCGCGGGCACCCCGCACGCGCGCGTAGAGGTCGAATTGCGCGCCGAGGGACGCACGGCCGTGCTGCGCGTACGGGACACCGGGCCCGGAATTCCGGCGGAGCGGCGGGAGCTGATCTTCACGGACGGGTGGTCCACCAAGAAGCCACCGGCGCACGGCAAACGCGGACTCGGGCTCTCCCTGGTGCGCCGGCTCGCCGAGCGGCAAGGAGGCAGCGCGGAGGCGGCGGAGGCCGACGGAGGGGGCGCGGAGTTCACGGTCGTACTGCCGGAAGCGCTCACGGAGGCCGGTCTCGGGCCGACGGAAAGCCTGGTGCCGACGGAAGGCCTGGTGCCGACGGAAGGCCTGGTGCAGGCGGAAGGTCTGATGCCGGCGGAAGGTCTGATGCCGGCGAAAGGTCTGGTGCCGGCGGAAGGCCTCATGCCGGGCCCGGAGGGCGAACCCAGCCGCGGGCCCGCACCGGAACTCGTACGACAGCCGGACACGTTCTCCCAGAACACCACCGGCGCCACCGCCGCCACGACCGCCGAGGAGGAGTCGCGATGA